The Curtobacterium poinsettiae DNA segment CTCCTCGCTGACGCCGGAGAGCTCGAAGAGCACCCGGCCCGGCTTCACGTTCGCGACCCACCACTCGGGCGAACCCTTACCGGAACCCATGCGGGTCTCGGCGGGCTTCTTGGTCAGCGGACGGTCCGGGTAGATGTTGATCCAGACCTTGCCACCACGCTTGATGTGACGCGTCATGGCGATACGAGCGGACTCGATCTGACGGTTGGTCACGTACGCCGGGGTGAGGGCCTGGATGCCGTAGTCGCCGAAGCTGACCTTGGTACCACCGGTGGCCTGACCCGAACGCTTCGGGTGGTGCTGCTTGCGGTGCTTGACTCGACGGGGAATAAGCATGGTTACGCCTCAACTCCTGCGCCGGCCGGCGCGTCCTGCGGGGCCTGCTGCGGGCGACGGTCACCGCGGTCGCCGCCACGACGGTCGCCGCCACGGTCGCCACGCTCACCGCGCGGGCCGCCACGACGCTCGGGGCGCGACGAACGCTGGTTCGCCTGCTCGCGAGCGAGCTCCTTGTTCGTGATGTCGCCCTTGTAGATCCAGACCTTCACGCCGATGCGGCCGAACGTGGTCCGGGCCTCGTAGAAGCCGTAGTCGATGTTCGCGCGGAGCGTGTGCAGCGGCACACGGCCTTCGCGGTAGAACTCCGAACGCGACATCTCGGCGCCACCGAGACGGCCCGACACCTGGATGCGGACACCCTTGGCGCCGGCGCGCTGTGCACCCTGCAGGCCCTTGCGCATGGCGCGACGGAACGCGACACGAGCAGAGAGCTGCTCGGCGATGCCCTGCGCGACGAGCTGGGCCTCGGTCTCGGGGTTCTTGACCTCGAGGATGTTCAGCTGGATCTGCTTCTTGGTGAGCTTCTCGAGCTCACCGCGAACGCGCTCCGCCTCGGCGCCACGGCGGCCGATGACGATGCCCGGACGAGCCGTGTGGATGTCCACGCGGACACGGTCACGGGTGCGCTCGAGCTCGATGCGTGCGACGCCGGCGCGGTCGAGGGTCTTCTTGAGGTACTCGCGCACCTTGATGTCCTCGGCCACGTAGTCGGCGTAGCGCTGACCGGCCTTCTTGCTGTCGGTGAACCAGTGCGAGACGTGGTCCGTCGTGATCCCGAGACGGAAGCCGTACGGGTTGACCTTCTGGCCCATTACTTGCTCGCCTTCTTGCTCGTCGCGGCAACCTCGGCCTCGTCGGGCGTCGCGAGGACGACCGTGATGTGGCTGGTGCGCTTGTTGATGCGGAAGGCGCGGCCCTGGGCGCGCGGCTGGAACCGCTTCAGGGTCGTGCCCTCGTCGACGAAGACGCGGCTCACGTAGAGGTCGCGCTCGTCGAGGAAGCTGTTCGTCGAGTCCGCCTTGACCCGTGCGTTCGCGATCGCCGAGGCGACCAGCTTGTACACGGGCTCCGAAGCGCCCTGGGGGGCGAACTTCAGGATGGCGAGGGCCTCGTGGGCCTGCTTGCCGCGGATCAGCTCGATGACGCGACGGGCCTTCTGAGGCGTGACGCGGATGTGTCGCACGCGTGCGATCGACTCCACCATTTCGTTCCTCCTCTGCGTCGCCGCCTCAGCGGCGACGGCCCTTCTTGTCGTCCTTCACGTGACCACGGAAGGTGCGGGTCGGCGCGAACTCGCCGAGCTTGTGACCGACCATCGACTCGGTGACGAACACCGGGATGTGCTTGCGGCCGTCGTGGACGGCGATCGTGTGCCCGAGCATGTTCGGGACGATCATCGACCGACGCGACCACGTGCGGATCACGTTCTTGGTGTTGGCCTCGTTCTGCGTGACGACCTTGCGGAGCAGGTGCTCGTCGACGAAGGGGCCCTTCTTCAGACTGCGTGGCATCTTCTGAACTCCTACTTGCGCTTCTTGCCGGCGTTACGGCGACGGACGATGAGCTTGTCGCTCGGCTTGTTCGGCTTGCGCGTACGGCCCTCGGACTGACCCCAGGGGCTGACCGGGTGACGACCACCGGAGGTCTTGCCCTCACCACCACCGTGCGGGTGGTCGACCGGGTTCATGGCGACACCACGGACGGTCGGGCGGACGCCCTTCCAGCGCATGCGGCCGGCCTTGCCCCAGTTGATGTTCGACTGCTCGGCGTTGCCGACCTCGCCGATGGTGGCGCGGCAGCGTGCGTCGACGTTGCGGACCTCGCCCGACGGCAGACGGAGCTGCGCGTAGGGGCCGTCCTTGGCGACGAGACGCACCGAGGCGCCGGCGGAGCGGGCCATCTTGGCGCCGCCACCGGGGCGGAGCTCGATGGCGTGCACGACGGTACCCACGGGGATGTTGCGCAGCGGCAGGTTGTTGCCGGGCTTGATGTCGGCGCCGGGGCCCTGCTCGATGACGTCGCCCTGCTTGAGCTTGTTCGGCGCGATGATGTAGCGCTTCGTGCCGTCCACGTAGTGCAGGAGCGCGATGCGCGCGGTGCGGTTGGGGTCGTACTCGATGTGCGCGACCTTGGCGTCGACGCCGTCCTTGTCGGAGCGACGGAAGTCGATCACGCGGTACTGGCGCTTGTGGCCACCACCGATGTGACG contains these protein-coding regions:
- the rpsC gene encoding 30S ribosomal protein S3 gives rise to the protein MGQKVNPYGFRLGITTDHVSHWFTDSKKAGQRYADYVAEDIKVREYLKKTLDRAGVARIELERTRDRVRVDIHTARPGIVIGRRGAEAERVRGELEKLTKKQIQLNILEVKNPETEAQLVAQGIAEQLSARVAFRRAMRKGLQGAQRAGAKGVRIQVSGRLGGAEMSRSEFYREGRVPLHTLRANIDYGFYEARTTFGRIGVKVWIYKGDITNKELAREQANQRSSRPERRGGPRGERGDRGGDRRGGDRGDRRPQQAPQDAPAGAGVEA
- the rplV gene encoding 50S ribosomal protein L22, coding for MVESIARVRHIRVTPQKARRVIELIRGKQAHEALAILKFAPQGASEPVYKLVASAIANARVKADSTNSFLDERDLYVSRVFVDEGTTLKRFQPRAQGRAFRINKRTSHITVVLATPDEAEVAATSKKASK
- the rplB gene encoding 50S ribosomal protein L2; this encodes MAIRNYKPTTPGRRGSSVADFAEITRSTPEKSLLRPLPKTGGRNSSGRITTRHIGGGHKRQYRVIDFRRSDKDGVDAKVAHIEYDPNRTARIALLHYVDGTKRYIIAPNKLKQGDVIEQGPGADIKPGNNLPLRNIPVGTVVHAIELRPGGGAKMARSAGASVRLVAKDGPYAQLRLPSGEVRNVDARCRATIGEVGNAEQSNINWGKAGRMRWKGVRPTVRGVAMNPVDHPHGGGEGKTSGGRHPVSPWGQSEGRTRKPNKPSDKLIVRRRNAGKKRK
- the rpsS gene encoding 30S ribosomal protein S19, which encodes MPRSLKKGPFVDEHLLRKVVTQNEANTKNVIRTWSRRSMIVPNMLGHTIAVHDGRKHIPVFVTESMVGHKLGEFAPTRTFRGHVKDDKKGRRR
- the rplP gene encoding 50S ribosomal protein L16; this translates as MLIPRRVKHRKQHHPKRSGQATGGTKVSFGDYGIQALTPAYVTNRQIESARIAMTRHIKRGGKVWINIYPDRPLTKKPAETRMGSGKGSPEWWVANVKPGRVLFELSGVSEEIAREALTRAIHKLPLKARIIKREEGDA